The following are from one region of the Nicotiana tabacum cultivar K326 chromosome 3, ASM71507v2, whole genome shotgun sequence genome:
- the LOC142178315 gene encoding uncharacterized protein LOC142178315, which translates to MADCRLLQGEVEHLLKQGYLTELFSEKGKQTYTKNRQEPPKPPSPKRTVNVISGGEEIYGVIASRKVSKITVTHGKRVRKILEEDNITFDDADADSVLIPHNDALVISSLVHDTNVKRVLVDPGSSVNIILLRVVNEMQAFAEGVVKDTKFQAVEMDTAYNMILGKPWIHEIEVVPSTLYQVIKFPLLWGIRQIHGDQQASRSIKSVADWSVKNEEK; encoded by the coding sequence ATGGCGGATTGTAGATTACTGCAAGGTGAAGTAGAACATTTATTGAAACAAGGGTATTTAACTGAATTATTTAGTGAAAAGGGAAAGCAGACATATACGAAAAATAGACAGGAGCCTCCAAAACCCCCTTCACCAAAAAGGACGGTTAATGTCATAAGTGGAGGGGAGGAGATCTATGGTGTAATAGCATCGAGGAAGGTCTCAAAAATAACAGTTACACATGGGAAGCGAGTTCGGAAAATTTTGGAAGAAGATAATATTACCTTCGATGATGCAGATGCAGATAGCGTGCTAATcccacataatgatgcactggtaatatcttcaCTTGTACATGACACTAACGTGAAACGAGTTTtggttgatccaggtagttctgtAAATATAATTCTGTTAAGAGTGGTAAATGAGATGCAAGCATTCGCTGAAGGAGTAGTCAAAGACACCAAATTTCAAGCGGTAGAAATGGATACGGCTTATAACATGATTCTTGGTAaaccatggattcatgaaatagaAGTTGTTCCATCGACTTTgtatcaagttattaaattccctTTACTATGGGGAATACGGCAAATCCATGGGGATCAGCAAGCGTCTAGGAGCATTAAATCCGTAGCAGATTGGAGCGTAAAAAATGAAGagaaatag